The following is a genomic window from Crossiella equi.
GAAGGGGCAGCGATGAAGCGCGCACTCCGCCTCACCGGGCTCGTCCTGTGCGCGAGCCTGCTCTCCGGCTGCGGGCTCGGTGAGTTCGGCGGGCTGTACAACGTGCCGCTGCCCGGCGGCGCCGACCTGGGGGAGCACCCGTACCGGGTCAAGGTGCGGTTCAAGGATGTGCTCGACCTGGTGCCGCAGGCCGGGGTCAAGGTCAACGACGTGGCCGTGGGCAAGGTCGAGTCGGTCGCGCTGGCCCCGGACGGCTGGACCGCCGAGGTGACCGTGCTGGTCAACGGCGGGGTGAAGCTGCCCGCGAACGCCGACGCCAAGCTGCGCCAGTCCAGCCTGCTGGGGGAGAAGTTCGTCGAGCTGGCCGCGCCCCGCAACGCCCAGGGCAGCCTCGCCGACGGCGCGCTGATCCCGATCGAGCGCACCAACCGCAACCCCGAGGTCGAGGAGGTCTTCGGCGCGCTGTCCCTGCTGCTCAACGGCGGCGGCGTGGCGCAGCTCCAGACCATCACCAAGGAGCTCAACAAGGCCCTGTCCGGCCGCGAGCCGGAGCTGCGCGAGCTGCTGTCCAACGTGGACAAGCTGGTCAGCACCCTGGACGGGCACAAGACCGAGATCACCCGCGCGCTGGACGGCCTCAACCGCCTGTCCGCCACGCTGGTCGGCCAGCTCGGCAACATCCGCACCGCGTTGGACGGGCTGGAGCCCGGCTTGAAGGTGCTGGCCGAGCAGCGGCAGCAGCTGGTCGGCATGCTCACCGCGTTGGACCGGCTCTCCGGCGTGGCCACCGACGTGGTCAACCGCAGCAAGGACGACCTCGTCCACGACCTCAAGGCGCTCACCCCGACGCTGCAGAAGCTCGGCGAGGCCGGGCAGAACCTGCCCAAGGGCTTCGAGCTGCTGCTCACCTTCCCGTTCCCGGACTCCGCGGTGGACGGGATCAAGGGCGACTACACCAACCTGCACGCCAAGATCGACCTCGACCTGAGCCGCATCCTGGACAACCTGGGCAGCTCCCGGCAGCCGCTGCTCCCGCTGCCCGGCGGCACGCCCCAGCAGGGCGCCGCGCCACCGCTGCTGCCCGGTCTGCCCAGCCTGCCCGGGGTCGGCGGTGGCCAGCAGCAGGGCGGTGGCGGCGGCCTGGGTGACCTG
Proteins encoded in this region:
- a CDS encoding MCE family protein, producing the protein MKRALRLTGLVLCASLLSGCGLGEFGGLYNVPLPGGADLGEHPYRVKVRFKDVLDLVPQAGVKVNDVAVGKVESVALAPDGWTAEVTVLVNGGVKLPANADAKLRQSSLLGEKFVELAAPRNAQGSLADGALIPIERTNRNPEVEEVFGALSLLLNGGGVAQLQTITKELNKALSGREPELRELLSNVDKLVSTLDGHKTEITRALDGLNRLSATLVGQLGNIRTALDGLEPGLKVLAEQRQQLVGMLTALDRLSGVATDVVNRSKDDLVHDLKALTPTLQKLGEAGQNLPKGFELLLTFPFPDSAVDGIKGDYTNLHAKIDLDLSRILDNLGSSRQPLLPLPGGTPQQGAAPPLLPGLPSLPGVGGGQQQGGGGGLGDLLTGLLGGGRR